From the Erythrolamprus reginae isolate rEryReg1 chromosome Z, rEryReg1.hap1, whole genome shotgun sequence genome, one window contains:
- the LOC139154065 gene encoding olfactory receptor 14I1-like, with product MSNSTIILDFLLMGFSEQWEFQILHFMVFLMMYLVMLIGNLILIVLVLMNNHLQTPMYFFLVNLAIVDLGSMTVTIPRSIASALMNIRKISYSECAAQMFFFVFFLSSDLFLLTAMAYDRYVAICHPLHYMSMMKWGTCFQMAGGAWMVGFLNAAIHAGTLFSLPFCSTVIHQFFCEIPHLIKISCVDSKFSEIWALIFSTLLGGVSFMLIIMSYIKIFKTILSMSSVASRQKAFSTCIPHLLVVFLLCGTGSFSYFISYSGSSYIWNEVLAVIYSVIPPTMNPIIYSMKNKDIKAALWKFF from the coding sequence ATGTCAAACAGCACTATCATCTTGGATTTTTTGCTTATGGGATTTTCTGAACAATGGGAGTTTCAGATTTTGCATTTTATGGTCTTCCTCATGATGTATCTGGTTATGCTGATAGGAAATCTTATTCTCATCGTCCTGGTACTAATGAACAACCATCTTCAGACACCAATGTATTTCTTTCTGGTCAATTTAGCCATTGTTGATCTGGGATCCATGACTGTCACCATTCCCAGATCAATAGCCAGCGCCCTCatgaatataagaaagatatcatATTCTGAATGTGCTGCAcaaatgtttttctttgttttcttcctgtCATCAGACCTTTTCCTTCTCACTGCTATGGCCTATGACAGATATGTGGCTATCTGTCATCCTTTACATTATATGTCTATGATGAAATGGGGAACCTGCTTCCAGATGGCAGGGGGTGCATGGATGGTAGGCTTTCTTAATGCTGCTATCCATGCAGGAACCCTTTTTTCATTGCCTTTCTGTTCCACAGTTATCCATCAGTTTTTCTGTGAAATCCCACACCTCATAAAGATTTCCTGCGTCGATTCCAAATTTAGTGAAATCTGGGCTCTCATTTTTAGTACTTTGCTTGGTGGTGTTTCTTTTATGTTAATTATCATGTCCTATATAAAAATCTTTAAGACTATATTGAGCATGTCCTCAGTGGCCAGTAGACAAAAGGCCTTCTCTACTTGCATTCCCCATCTCCTTGTTGTCTTCTTATTATGTGGTACAGGTTCATTTTCCTATTTCATATCATATTCTGGATCTTCTTACATTTGGAATGAAGTCCTTGCAGTGATCTATTCTGTGATCCCTCCAACGATGAACCCTATAATCTATAGTATGAAGAATAAGGATATCAAAGCTGCTTTATGGAAGTTTTTTTAA